CTGTTCCAGCGGAGAAGAGCCCTACACCATCGCCATGGCGCTGCTGGATGCCGGCATCGATCCACAGCGTTTCGCCGTGCTGGGCATGGATATCAGCGACCGCCTGGTGGCGCGCGCCGAACAAGGCATCTATGGCCGCAATGCGTTTCGGGGCGAGGCGCTGGACTACCGGGCGCGGCACTTCGCAGAGACGCCGCAGGGATATTCCGTGAGCCCGCGCGTGCGGGCCCACGTGCGTTTCCAGTCCGGCAATCTGCTGGATCCGGCGCTGGCCTTGCCGGCCGATGCCTACGACTTCGTGTTCTGCCGCAATCTGCTGATCTACTTCGACAATCCGACGCAGGAGGCCGCGGTGGGCGTGCTGCGGCGGCTGTGCCGTACGGACGGCGTGATCTTCGTCGGACCGGCCGAGGCCAGCCTGCTCACCCGGCTGGGGTTGAAGCAGATCGACGCGGCGCGCGCTTTTGCATTTCGCAATGCCGTGGCGGCCACGCCGGCAGCGGACCTCAAGCGTGCGCCGCTGGCGGCCGGCCGCGGCGCCGCGCCGCGCCGGCCCGTCCGAGCGCCCGCGGCTCCAGGACGGACCCGGCCGTACGCGCTGACCTGCGCGGCGCCCCAGGCGCCGGAGCCCCGCCTGGGAAGCAAGGGCGACGGGCAGGCGCCGGAGCCACGCGCGGCAAACAAGAGTGACGGACAGGCAACGGCGTCGCGGCCCGGTGCCAT
This genomic interval from Bordetella genomosp. 8 contains the following:
- a CDS encoding CheR family methyltransferase, with product MTMDDFSALLKRRIGLDAESIGTAAVERAVRQRAQATTGGDPAAYWQLLVGSVREQQELIETVVVPETSFFRHAESMDTLALLARQRAAHGDALRILSLPCSSGEEPYTIAMALLDAGIDPQRFAVLGMDISDRLVARAEQGIYGRNAFRGEALDYRARHFAETPQGYSVSPRVRAHVRFQSGNLLDPALALPADAYDFVFCRNLLIYFDNPTQEAAVGVLRRLCRTDGVIFVGPAEASLLTRLGLKQIDAARAFAFRNAVAATPAADLKRAPLAAGRGAAPRRPVRAPAAPGRTRPYALTCAAPQAPEPRLGSKGDGQAPEPRAANKSDGQATASRPGAMPDRGTAGTASLEHIQALADAGRLDDARAAANAHIQAHGASAPAYYLIGLLADAANQPAAAEMAYRKTLYLDPGHRQALLHLASLLETRGEVAPARQLRARAARHGNGYA